One genomic window of Ciona intestinalis unplaced genomic scaffold, KH HT000030.2, whole genome shotgun sequence includes the following:
- the LOC100178410 gene encoding protein dj-1beta → MSPTALVIIADGSEEIEAVVVIDVLRRAGVYVTVAGLTDDVTVTCSRNVKIQPDVNIATAAKNVPYDVIILPGGLKGANAMSKATSVKDLLTDQDKSCRLIGAICAAPMVLKSHDIGAGRNVTSYPAFKDELSEMFVYNDYDVVVDGHVVTSRGPGTAMKFALKVVRLLCGDDVTNTTASALLFKL, encoded by the exons ATGTCTCCAACAGCGCTCGTTATAATCGCTGATGGCTCGGAAGAAATCGAGGCGGTTGTCGTGATCGACGTTTTGAGGAGAGCTGGG GTTTACGTCACCGTCGCTGGTTTAACCGATGACGTCACGGTGACGTGTAGCAGGAACGTCAAGATACAACCTGACGTAAACATCGCCACGGCAGCGAAGAACGTtccttatgacgtcataatactaCCCGGTGGTTTGAAAGGAGCCAATGCAATGTCAAAG GCAACATCGGTTAAAGATTTATTAACAGACCAAGATAAATCGTGTCGTTTAATCGGAGCAATATGTGCGGCACCCATGGTCCTTAAATCCCATGACATCGGTGCTGGGAGGAACGTCACATCTTACCCAGCATTCAAAGATGAACTGAGCGAAATGTTTGTGTATAACGACTATGATGTGGTCGTAGATGGCCATGTTGTTACTAGCAGGGGGCCGGGTACCGCGATGAAGTTCGCACTCAAAGTTGTTCGATTGTTATGtggtgatgatgtcacaaataCTACTGCGTCtgctttgttgtttaaactgtga
- the ci-zf(matrin)-4 gene encoding U1 small nuclear ribonucleoprotein C, whose amino-acid sequence MPKYFCDYCDTYLTHDSPSVRKTHCSGRKHKDNVKMYYQTWMEEQAQELIDKTTQAFQKGKMGNFGGLPPNGMMMGPRGPMPMMPMMPVRPMGMGGMLPMRPVPPAMMGGGQVMMMGPRPGM is encoded by the coding sequence ATGCCGAAATATTTCTGTGATTATTGCGACACTTACCTTACCCATGATTCCCCTTCTGTGAGGAAAACGCATTGTTCGGGGAGGAAACATAAAGATAACGTGAAGATGTATTACCAAACGTGGATGGAGGAACAAGCGCAAGAACTTATTGATAAAACGACCCAAGCGTTCCAGAAGGGGAAGATGGGTAACTTTGGTGGGTTACCCCCTAATGGTATGATGATGGGGCCCCGGGGTCCGATGCCGATGATGCCAATGATGCCCGTGCGACCCATGGGTATGGGGGGTATGTTACCCATGCGACCCGTACCCCCGGCCATGATGGGTGGTGGACAAGTCATGATGATGGGGCCAAGACCTGGGATGTAA